A single Acidobacteriota bacterium DNA region contains:
- a CDS encoding D-aminoacylase, with amino-acid sequence MAGCSQAPQYDLVIRNGTIYDGSGSPGVVGDVAINGDTIAAVGDLGAATGKTEINAAGLAVSPGFINMMCWANVSLIHDGRSQSDIRQGVTLEILGEGGSMGPLNQAMKEQMVRHQGDITYDIEWTTLDEYLVYLEERGVSPNIASFVGAENPREYVIGHEDRPATPEELDEMRALVRTAMEDGALGVASALIYPPGSFADTDELIALAEVAANYDGIYISHIRDEGAHMIGAINELIEIARSADIRAEIYHFKAAGRANWDLFPEAVSLIEEARAEGLQITADIYPYPASSTGLNATIPPWVQEGGFEASLARMADPEIRKRIIREMNDDSVAWENMFHGAGSPDNILLVSFKNEALKPLTGKSLGEIAEMRGTTPENTIMDLIIEDESRIGTVYFSQSEDVVRRAFRLPWVSFCSDAASLAPEGVFLKSNPHPRAYGSFARVLGKYTRDEQLVPLEEAIRKLTSLPADNLKIDRRGRLAEGYFADVVVFDPETIQDHATFVEPHQYATGVHHVFVNGTPVLRDGEHTGAKPGRVVRGPGWTGRQL; translated from the coding sequence ATGGCGGGCTGTTCACAGGCCCCCCAGTACGACCTCGTGATCCGCAACGGAACAATCTACGACGGGAGCGGATCGCCTGGTGTCGTCGGTGATGTCGCCATCAACGGCGATACGATTGCCGCCGTGGGTGATCTCGGCGCCGCCACCGGAAAGACCGAAATCAATGCGGCCGGGCTCGCGGTCTCCCCCGGCTTCATCAACATGATGTGCTGGGCCAACGTTTCGCTGATTCACGACGGCCGATCGCAGAGCGATATCCGCCAGGGCGTGACTCTCGAGATCCTCGGCGAGGGTGGCTCGATGGGTCCGCTCAATCAGGCGATGAAGGAGCAGATGGTCCGCCACCAGGGCGATATTACGTACGACATCGAGTGGACGACTCTCGACGAGTACCTCGTGTATCTGGAAGAACGGGGCGTCTCACCGAACATCGCATCTTTCGTCGGTGCGGAGAACCCGCGGGAGTACGTCATCGGGCACGAGGATCGGCCGGCGACCCCGGAAGAACTGGACGAGATGCGGGCACTCGTTCGCACAGCGATGGAGGACGGTGCCCTCGGTGTGGCGTCGGCTCTCATCTATCCGCCGGGCAGCTTCGCCGACACGGACGAATTGATCGCGCTGGCCGAGGTCGCCGCCAATTACGACGGCATCTACATCTCGCACATCCGAGACGAGGGCGCACATATGATTGGCGCGATCAACGAGCTGATCGAGATCGCCCGTTCCGCAGACATCCGGGCCGAGATCTACCACTTCAAGGCTGCCGGGCGCGCGAACTGGGATCTGTTTCCGGAGGCGGTCTCCCTGATCGAAGAGGCGCGAGCCGAAGGCCTGCAGATCACCGCCGACATCTACCCCTACCCGGCCAGCTCGACCGGCCTCAACGCCACCATACCGCCGTGGGTCCAGGAAGGCGGTTTCGAGGCGTCGCTCGCACGGATGGCGGATCCTGAGATCCGCAAGAGGATCATCCGCGAGATGAACGACGACTCGGTGGCGTGGGAGAACATGTTCCACGGCGCCGGGTCGCCCGACAACATCCTCCTGGTCAGCTTCAAGAACGAGGCGCTCAAACCGCTCACCGGCAAATCTCTGGGTGAGATCGCAGAGATGCGGGGTACGACGCCCGAGAACACCATCATGGACCTGATCATCGAGGACGAGTCCCGGATCGGCACCGTCTACTTCAGCCAGTCCGAGGACGTCGTGCGGCGGGCTTTCAGGCTGCCCTGGGTCAGCTTCTGCTCGGACGCCGCCTCGCTCGCTCCGGAGGGGGTGTTCCTGAAGAGCAACCCGCACCCGCGTGCATACGGCAGCTTCGCCCGGGTTCTCGGCAAATACACCCGTGACGAGCAACTGGTCCCGCTCGAGGAGGCGATCCGCAAGCTGACCTCACTGCCGGCCGACAACCTCAAGATCGACCGCCGCGGCCGGCTGGCGGAGGGGTACTTCGCGGATGTTGTGGTCTTCGACCCTGAGACAATCCAGGATCACGCAACCTTCGTCGAGCCGCACCAGTATGCCACCGGCGTTCACCATGTATTCGTCAATGGCACCCCGGTCCTGCGGGACGGCGAGCACACCGGCGCCAAGCCGGGTCGGGTCGTCCGTGGACCAGGCTGGACAGGCCGCCAGCTATGA